The Verrucomicrobiota bacterium sequence AAGTCGCGGTCCTGCGTGCAGGGCACGAGCGTGGACGGCAGCGGCTTCGCGCCAGCAGGCGCGTCGAACTGATGTTGCCGATGCAGTGAAGCGCTTTGGCGACGAAACCCGCTCATTCGCAACCACGCCGCTTTCCCGGCCTTGGTGTGCGCAGAAGCTGAATTCCCGGCGAGTTCGGACCTACCCAGCAAACCGCAGGCGAAACTCGCGCCATCCCCACGCGCCGACGAGCAAGGCGGCGAGCACGGTCACAATGACCTGGCCCGGCGGGTAGTCGTGGTAATTCGCCAGCATCAATCCGGTGAGCACGCTGCCGAGGCACACGGCGGGCGCGACGAGAAACATCGTCCCCGCCTCGCGGCACAAGTTCTTCGCCACGAGCGCGGGCAGCACGAGGCAGCCGAACGTGAAGAGCAGCCCCGACGAGCGGATGACCAGCCCGGTGCCCAAGCCCAGCGCCACCGCCAGCCCGAGCGACCATGCGCCCACTCGCATCCCGATGGCGGCGGCCATCACGGGGTCGGACATGAAGAGCACGAGGCGGCGGCGTTGCGCGAGCGCCAGCCCGCCACCCAAAACCGCGAGCACGGCGAACGTGACCACGTCCGTTGCCGCCGCACCGAGCAGGCTGGACGCCATCGTTGATTGCACGGACTTGAGGCCGTTCGGGTGCTTGGCGAGCAGCAGGATCGAGCCGCTCGCGCCCACGAGGAAAATCCACGCGGTGATTTCCTCGTGGCTGGTGCCGCCCCGTTGTGCGCGCGAACCGGTGGCCAGCGCGGCCATGACCGAGAAGGCCACGGCAAACGCGGCGGGCTGGCCGGTGCCGAGCAGCAAGTCCAGCGCGATGCCCAGCATCGAGGCCTGCGCCACGGCCGCCGCGATGAACACCTGCGCCCGCGCCACCACGATGACTCCCAGGAAGGACAACAGCAGTCCGCCGAAGAGCGCCGCCAGATACGAGGGCGCGAACATCGACCAGGAATTGAGGAACTCGGAAATCATTGCGGCGAAGGCGGGACGGGGTTTGCGGCGGCTGGGCGCTCGACTGCGACATGCACGCAGCCGTGGTCGTCGTGGTGGACACCCACGGGCACGCCGAACGTGCGACTGAGGTTGGCGGGGGTGAAGACTTCCTTGAGCGGGCCCGCTGTGAGTTTTCCGCCGCGGAACAGCGCGGCGTGCGTCGCGTGTTGTGCGGCGATGCTCAGGTCGTGCGTGACGAAAACAATGGTGATGCCTTTGTCCCGGCTCAGGCTGGTGATGGCGTCCAGGAGGCTCGCAGCGGCGGCGAGGTCCAGGCCGGCGGTCGGTTCGTCCACGATGAGCAGCAGCGGGTCGCGAATCAGCGCGCGGGCCACCAGGGCGCGCTGGCGCTGGCCGCCGGAGAGCATCCACAGGCTGCGCTCGCGCAGATGAGTGATGGCCATGAGGTCGAGCACGCACTTTAGCCGGGCGTCCTGCTGAGGGCCGTTGACCGTGATGCCCACGAGGCCGCCGAGCACGAACTCGCGCACGGTGGTCGGGACGCTTGGGTTGACCTCGCATTCCTGCGGCACGAGCGCGAGGCGGGTGCGGCGTTGGAAGTCGGCGCGGAGGAAAATCTTTCCGCGTGCGGGCTGCACCGCGCCGAGCAACGCCTTGATGAGCGTGCTCTTGCCTTCGCCGTTGGGACCGAGGAAGGCCCAGAACTCGCCGCGCCGGATGGCGAGGTTCACGTCGGCCAGCACGACGCGACGGCCGTAGGCGAGGGTGACCTGCTCGGCGGAGAGGACGGGTTTCTCGCTGGCCGTCGCCGGTGGCGCGGTGACGAGGTTGATGCTGACGGGCGAGGCGGCGCCGGTGGCGAGCAATTGGTCCGTGCGGGTGCTCATGTCACTTGGCTTTAAGCCCGGCCAACAACTGGTCGGCGTTGTGTTTGAGCATCGTGAAGTAGTCGTCGGTGCCCGCGCGGGCGGCGGTCTGATGGGCCATTGGCAACGGGCGCGCGCCGGACTGCTTGGCGGCAAAATCCACGAAGCGCCGCTCGAAGTAGGGCGCGCTGAGAATCACCCGCACTTGCTTGGCCTTCATCTTGCCCACGAGTTCCTTCACATGCTTCGTGGTGGGCGGCACGCCGGGGCTGGGTTCGAGGTAGCCGAGGACTTCGAGACCGAAGCGGCGCGCGAAGAAATACCAGAGGTCGTGATCACCCACGATGAACTGACCGCGATACGCCGCGAACGCGCCGAGCCAGCCGCCAACCTTGTGATGGGTGAGGAATTCCTTCACCGCCGCCGCGTCCTTCAGCTTCTCGAATTCGACCGCGAGCTTTTCGACATCGTCCTGCTTGGCGCATTCCTCGCCGACGAGCGCCACGGCGAGGCGTTGGCGGAACTTGTCGTGGTTCGCGGCGAACTCGGCTTTCCACTCGGGGCGCAGCTCGGTGAGCTTGTCGCGGATTTCGCGCGCGGCGCGCAGACCCTCGAGGGGGTCGAGGAAGTAGTGCGGGTTGCCGTCTTCGTGGAAGCTGCCGGGGGCGTTGTTGGCGGCCTCGCCCTCGAGCGGACGGACAGCGCGGCCGAGATTCAAGTTGCCCTTCTTGCCGGGTCTGACCGCGTCGTTGTTCACGGTGCGCATGAGTTTTTCGAGCCACGCGTTTTCGATGCCTTGGCCGACCTGGAGATAAAGGTCGGCGCGGTTCAGCTCCTTGGCGAAACTGGGTTTCAACTCGATTTCATGCGGGTCCTCGCTGCCCTTGCTGAAGCAGAACGTCTGCACCCGCGCGCCGCCGATGAGGCGGGCGAGGCTGTCGAGGTCCGTGGTGCTGGCGCACACGCGGAGCGGTTCGGCGGCCGTGACCGTGTGGCTCACCGACAGGGCACAGGTGAGGGCGAGGATTTGCAGCAGGCGTCGGCGATGGGTTTGGTTTGGTTTCATGATGCAGGAGTTGATTGAGTGGGATGGAAATTCATGGTCGATGGCTGACGGCAGCCCCGGCGGCCGACCGGGGCGGGATCGTTTCGGCTTCGCGAAGTCGTCCATTCAAAGCAGCCAGCCGTCCGTCAATGACGGCGGTGGACGGGGAGAATCGGCGGAGCTTGTGCAGGGAATCCACGGCGGCCAGCAGATTGCCGCGCCTCTCTTCCAACAGCGCGAGGCGGGCCGTGAGCTGGCGGCAGAGAAGCGGGTTCAGGTGGGTCTTCATCGCCGGTTCGTCGTTAGCGCCAACACGGTCAACAGGGCCGCCATCAGCACGAGGCTGATGGCGAGCCAGTGAACCGGAGCAAGGCGACGGCGGTGCATTTTTCGGAAGGGCGGGGCGCGGCCAGTGGCCGCGCCCCGCTTGGTGTCAGTGGTTACTGAATCTTGGTGGCGGTGAACAATTGCTTGCCGCCTTCAGTCTTCGCCGTGCCGGTGGCCGTGACCTTCTCCACGGGGGCTTTGCAGACCTTGCTGTGGAACGCCTTGCTGACGGCGTTGTCCTCAAGGAGGTAGGTTGTGGTCTTGCCGGCCGCCGTCACTTGGATGGCGTTCTGGCACTTGGGCGTCTGGCCCAGTTCGCACTTCGCGCACATGCCTTTGCCGGTGATGGTCTGCTCCTTCTCCGCCGCGAACACGCTGGCGACCGTGAGCGAGACCGCCGCCGCGAGGGCGAG is a genomic window containing:
- a CDS encoding metal ABC transporter permease, with the translated sequence MISEFLNSWSMFAPSYLAALFGGLLLSFLGVIVVARAQVFIAAAVAQASMLGIALDLLLGTGQPAAFAVAFSVMAALATGSRAQRGGTSHEEITAWIFLVGASGSILLLAKHPNGLKSVQSTMASSLLGAAATDVVTFAVLAVLGGGLALAQRRRLVLFMSDPVMAAAIGMRVGAWSLGLAVALGLGTGLVIRSSGLLFTFGCLVLPALVAKNLCREAGTMFLVAPAVCLGSVLTGLMLANYHDYPPGQVIVTVLAALLVGAWGWREFRLRFAG
- a CDS encoding ABC transporter ATP-binding protein yields the protein MSTRTDQLLATGAASPVSINLVTAPPATASEKPVLSAEQVTLAYGRRVVLADVNLAIRRGEFWAFLGPNGEGKSTLIKALLGAVQPARGKIFLRADFQRRTRLALVPQECEVNPSVPTTVREFVLGGLVGITVNGPQQDARLKCVLDLMAITHLRERSLWMLSGGQRQRALVARALIRDPLLLIVDEPTAGLDLAAAASLLDAITSLSRDKGITIVFVTHDLSIAAQHATHAALFRGGKLTAGPLKEVFTPANLSRTFGVPVGVHHDDHGCVHVAVERPAAANPVPPSPQ
- a CDS encoding zinc ABC transporter substrate-binding protein, with the translated sequence MDDFAKPKRSRPGRPPGLPSAIDHEFPSHSINSCIMKPNQTHRRRLLQILALTCALSVSHTVTAAEPLRVCASTTDLDSLARLIGGARVQTFCFSKGSEDPHEIELKPSFAKELNRADLYLQVGQGIENAWLEKLMRTVNNDAVRPGKKGNLNLGRAVRPLEGEAANNAPGSFHEDGNPHYFLDPLEGLRAAREIRDKLTELRPEWKAEFAANHDKFRQRLAVALVGEECAKQDDVEKLAVEFEKLKDAAAVKEFLTHHKVGGWLGAFAAYRGQFIVGDHDLWYFFARRFGLEVLGYLEPSPGVPPTTKHVKELVGKMKAKQVRVILSAPYFERRFVDFAAKQSGARPLPMAHQTAARAGTDDYFTMLKHNADQLLAGLKAK